Below is a window of Clostridiales bacterium DNA.
GCGGAGGCGGGGAAGGCGCTGGGGCTCCTGGGGAGGAACGGGGCCGGCAAGACCACGACCATCCGCGTCCTGATGAACGTGATCCGCCCGGAGAGCGGAAACGTGACGCTGGACGGGAAGCCGATCAACTACGACAGGGTGCGCATCGGCTACCTGCCGGAGGAGCGGGGCCTGTACGCGAAAAAGGAGATCTTCACCCAGCTGGTGTATTTCGCCCGGCTCAAGGGCATGGAACGGGCGGACGCCGCCCGGTCCGTGGATGGATGGCTGGAGCGCGTGGGGCTGGCGGAATACCGGAACAAGAAGCTGGAAACGCTGTCCAAGGGCAACCAGCAGAAGGTGCAGCTGATCACCGCCCTGGCGCATGATCCGCAGATCATCATCCTGGACGAGCCGTTCTCCGGCCTGGACCCGGTGAACGCCATGATGCTGGAGGAGATTGTGAAGGAGCAGATCGAAAAGGGGAAGATCGTGCTGTTTTCCAGCCACCAGATGAACTACATCGAGGAGTTCTGCGACGACATTGTCATCCTGAACCACGGCAGCCGGGTGCTGTACGGCAACCTGCGGGAGATCCGGCGGTCCTATCCCCGCACGAAGCTGCTGGTCCGGTCCGACCGGGCGGATGAGATCCGGGCGGCCTACGGGGATGCCTGCCGGGATTATGAGCGGGACCTGCTGGAGATCAC
It encodes the following:
- a CDS encoding ATP-binding cassette domain-containing protein; this encodes MAIEVNGISKTYTGRKAVDNVSFTAEAGKALGLLGRNGAGKTTTIRVLMNVIRPESGNVTLDGKPINYDRVRIGYLPEERGLYAKKEIFTQLVYFARLKGMERADAARSVDGWLERVGLAEYRNKKLETLSKGNQQKVQLITALAHDPQIIILDEPFSGLDPVNAMMLEEIVKEQIEKGKIVLFSSHQMNYIEEFCDDIVILNHGSRVLYGNLREIRRSYPRTKLLVRSDRADEIRAAYGDACRDYERDLLEITLADAGEKQAAMARLVEHFSPDEIRVFEPSLNDIFIEYTQEAEETK